GCGACTATCTCTACAAGTACCCACACGTATTGTCTGATTGATTGTTAAAGAGCGTTGCTTCTCGTTCGAAGCGGATGTGAATTATACACATCTAAACTTCACTGTAAACCCTTGTTTTTAAAGTATTTTAAAATAACTAAAAAAAGGGTTTTAAGGCCGGCAATTGATTGCCTGTCTCCGTGAAAGTTGGCGCAGTATAACGACTCCTGAAACAATGTAAAGCACAGAAGAATAGTTAGTTTTGCCTACGTTAAACTTAATCTGCTTGGAGCTTTAACACAGCACGCTGCGTTTCCCGATTTAGGGTAGCGCTACTAAGTACTTTTTGCGCTTCAAGCGTGGTTACGGTATTCACTTGATCTGATTCGATCTCGATAAGCACCATCTGCTCTACGATCAATTCTTTCGGAGACAGCTCGGCTAAGCTAAATTGCTGATAGATCCAAACATAACGAATATCCGTTTCTGCACCCACCCATTCTAACTCCACCGTACCAAGCTCAGGTATCGCCACTCTAAAATTCGAATCGAGGTAGGCCTTTAACTCGGCATCGCTCACTGCAATATCAGTTCCACCATTAATGGCCACAGCAATATCGCGAATAAAGTACTTATGCACTACCTCTAGAACGCGTTCATTTTCATTCACACTAATCTCGGTCAGACCGAAGTGATATTGGTGCGCCTGCACATTAAGTGCTAGCAATAAAAAAGTTATGGCAATGATTAGGTTCTTCAATTTTAATTCTTCCATTAAAAAGGGAGCCTAAGCTCCCTTATAATCTAAATAGAGCACAACGACTTTATTCTTCGTTTGTGGTCTCTTCTTCGGACTCATCTTCATCAGTCTTCAATTCGGTAGCCCAATTCTCCATCATGTTGGGACTACGCTCGCGCTTGAAGAGCTGCAGACGCGATTCAACGATTTGACGGGGGTAGTGGTTATTCGCCACATCAATATCAGCGGTTTCCCAATGCGGATCAAGGACAACCTGAGTTAGGACTTTATCTGCTGGACGAACAAACATCTTAGAGACATTATTCGTATTACGTCGCCAAATTTCGGCCGGGATACGAACCTCTTCCTTCGAGCCGTCGTCATACTGCATTTCGATGATAAGCGGCATGACTAGCCCACCGACGTTACTAAAATCGATAACATAGACATTGTTATCGACCAACAGTAGATCGCGCTCCCAATCCTCTAGGCCTTCAACCAAGGAATTGTAGGAGTTACGATCAGCATTGGTAGTCGTAAAGCGATCATGCTCATTATAGAAGTCTAAAAGTTGATCCTGTTCTTCAACTTTACGCGGCATTCCATCATTACGCTGACGCGTAATCGACAGTGGTTCCTGCGCAAACTTAGCGCGAGAAAACTCTTCTTCTATATCTGGGTTACGCGTATCGATAGAAAAAGCACGGACGTTATCAACAGAGATATCTACCGCATCAGTAGTATAGAACCAACCGCGCCAGAACCAATCCAAATCAATTCCGGAAGCGTCTTCCATGGTACGGAAGAAGTCAGCAGGCATTGGGCGTTTGAACTTCCAACGCTCCGAATACTCGCGGAATGCGAAGTCGAACAACTCACGCCCCATGATGGTTTCGCGCAGAATATTCAACGCCGTAGCTGGCTTACCGTAAGCATTGTTACCAAACTGAAGAATTGACTCTGAGTTGGTCATAATTGGCACTTGGTTCGGCGAGCGCATGTAGTCAACGATCTGTCGGGCTTCACCACGTTGCTCATTCGCATCAATGGTATCTTCCCATGCCTGAAGGGCAAGGAATTCAACGTAGGTATTTAAGCCTTCGTCCATCCAAGTCCACTGACGTTCATCCGAGTTAACAATCATTGGATAGTAGTTGTGCCCAACCTCATGGATCACTACGCCAATCAAGAACCACTTAACACCTCGACTGTAGGTACGAGCCATAATTTCTTCCGGCGTGACAACGCCATCTTCCATCTCAGCTTCTTCGTCAATGACTGGACGAGGACCATTGAAGGTCATCATCGGGTATTCCATTCCGCCAACTGGGCCATTCACTGAGATCGAAACCGGATACGGGTAGTCGAAGGCGTACTTGTTATAGTGTTCCATGGTATGAATAATCGCTGCCGTTGAGTAACGATCAAAAATAGGCATACCTTCTTGCGGATAGTAGGACATAGCC
This window of the uncultured Umboniibacter sp. genome carries:
- a CDS encoding M1 family metallopeptidase, which produces MKKMTLIPIVIGALVLPLQLFAADNLGVTGDKFRQLDELLPTPNSYRNAAGAPGHEYWQQQADYAIEVTLDDENQRVIGSETITYSNNSPDDLAYLWVQLDQNRFEPNSNANLVRTTNTEGDGPNTFSYYGLRNILASESFDGGYKITKVADRRGNPLSHTIVGTMMRIDLDSPLESGSKIEFSIDWSYNVFEQKVLGGRSGYEYFERDDNYLYEIAQWYPRMAAYNDVSGWQNKEFLGSGEFAVEFGDYNVKITAPADHIVASTGVLQNPRDVLTSEQRSRLTEAKSADRPVFIVTLEEALENESSRATDTKTWEFEAENVRDFAWASSRKFVWDAQGYKSGGTDTMAMSYYPQEGMPIFDRYSTAAIIHTMEHYNKYAFDYPYPVSISVNGPVGGMEYPMMTFNGPRPVIDEEAEMEDGVVTPEEIMARTYSRGVKWFLIGVVIHEVGHNYYPMIVNSDERQWTWMDEGLNTYVEFLALQAWEDTIDANEQRGEARQIVDYMRSPNQVPIMTNSESILQFGNNAYGKPATALNILRETIMGRELFDFAFREYSERWKFKRPMPADFFRTMEDASGIDLDWFWRGWFYTTDAVDISVDNVRAFSIDTRNPDIEEEFSRAKFAQEPLSITRQRNDGMPRKVEEQDQLLDFYNEHDRFTTTNADRNSYNSLVEGLEDWERDLLLVDNNVYVIDFSNVGGLVMPLIIEMQYDDGSKEEVRIPAEIWRRNTNNVSKMFVRPADKVLTQVVLDPHWETADIDVANNHYPRQIVESRLQLFKRERSPNMMENWATELKTDEDESEEETTNEE
- a CDS encoding DUF6702 family protein: MEELKLKNLIIAITFLLLALNVQAHQYHFGLTEISVNENERVLEVVHKYFIRDIAVAINGGTDIAVSDAELKAYLDSNFRVAIPELGTVELEWVGAETDIRYVWIYQQFSLAELSPKELIVEQMVLIEIESDQVNTVTTLEAQKVLSSATLNRETQRAVLKLQAD